In one window of Camelina sativa cultivar DH55 chromosome 15, Cs, whole genome shotgun sequence DNA:
- the LOC104747574 gene encoding pentatricopeptide repeat-containing protein At2g17525, mitochondrial — protein sequence MLKISKLLTSSRDVWPVKRLWPFQLRCLCSSSPSSSSSSSSSLLSSVPSDDHIVRLILDQKSASGAMETFRWASTFPGFIHSRSTYRALFHKLCVFRRFDTVYHLLDEMPESIGLPPDDAIFVTIIRGFGRARLTKRVISVVNLVSRFGIKPSLKVFNSILDVLVKEDIDIAREFFRRKMMASGIQGDEYTYGILMKGLCLTNRIGDGFKLLQIMKTSGVAPNAVVYNSLLHALCKNGKVGRARSLMSEMKEPNDVTFNILISAYCNEQKLVQSMVLLEKCFSLGLVPDVVTVTKVMEVLCNEGRVSEALEVLERVESKGGKVDVVACNTLVKGYCALGKMRVAQRFFKEMERKGYLPNVETYNLLIAGFYGVGMLDSALDTFNDMKTDAIRWNFVTFNTLIRGLSVGGRTDDGLKILELMQDSENVHGARIDPYNSVIYGFYKENRWEEALEFLLKMEKLFPRAVDRSFKVISLCEKGCVDDVKTEYDQMIGEGGVPNVIVSHCLIHRYSQEGNMEDTLELINDMVTRGYLPQSSTFNAVIIGFCKQDKVMNGIKFVEDMAERGCVPDRESYNPLLEELCVEGDIQKAWLTFSRMVEKSIVPDSSMWGSLMFCLSQKTEFHINTLLLQDVIES from the exons AAAATCTCGAAGCTTTTAACATCTTCTCGAGATGTGTGGCCAGTGAAAAGATTATGGCCTTTTCAACTGCGCTGTCTCTGCTCATCTTCgccatcgtcatcatcatcatcgtcttcttctttgctttcttctgTGCCAAGCGATGATCACATTGTCCGTCTCATTCTAGACCAGAAATCAGCTTCAGGAGCTATGGAAACTTTTCGATGGGCTTCGACTTTTCCTGGGTTTATCCATTCTCGTTCCACTTACCGTGCTCTGTTTCATAAGCTTTGTGTTTTCCGACGTTTTGATACTGTCTACCACCTGCTCGACGAAATGCCTGAGTCGATTGGTTTGCCTCCGGATGATGCTATCTTCGTAACTATCATTAGAGGGTTCGGGCGTGCTCGGTTGACCAAACGTGTGATTAGTGTCGTTAATCTGGTTTCGAGATTTGGGATCAAACCATCTCTGAAAGTTTTCAACTCGATTCTGGATGTTTTGGTCAAGGAAGACATTGACATAGCTAGAGAGTTTTTCAGAAGGAAGATGATGGCTAGTGGGATTCAAGGTGATGAGTACACATATGGGATTTTGATGAAAGGGCTTTGTTTAACAAATAGGATTGGTGATGGTTTCAAGCTCCTTCAGATCATGAAGACAAGCGGTGTGGCTCCAAACGCTGTGGTTTATAACTCCTTGCTTCATGCTCTTTGTAAGAACGGGAAAGTTGGGAGAGCCAGGAGTTTGATGAGTGAGATGAAGGAACCAAATGATGTAACTTTCAACATCTTGATTTCTGCTTACTGCAACGAGCAGAAGTTGGTTCAGTCAATGGTGTTGCTGGAGAAGTGTTTTAGTTTGGGTCTTGTTCCTGATGTTGTGACGGTAACTAAG GTGATGGAAGTTCTCTGCAATGAAGGCCGTGTGTCTGAGGCACTCGAGGTTTTGGAGAGAGTGGAAAGCAAAGGAGGTAAAGTCGATGTTGTAGCTTGTAACACCTTGGTTAAAGGGTATTGTGCGCTTGGGAAAATGAGAGTTGCTCAACGGTTCTTTAAAGAGATGGAGAGAAAAGGTTACTTGCCCAATGTGGAAACTTACAACTTGTTGATTGCTGGGTTTTATGGTGTTGGAATGTTGGATTCAGCTCTGGACACTTTCAATGACATGAAAACAGATGCGATTAGATGGAACTTTGTTACATTTAACACGTTGATCAGAGGGCTTTCAGTAGGAGGGAGGACAGACGATGGTTTAAAGATATTAGAACTGATGCAGGACAGCGAAAACGTTCATGGGGCAAGAATTGATCCATACAATAGTGTTATCTATGGCTTTTACAAGGAAAACCGTTGGGAGGAAGCTCTGGAATTCCTGTTAAAGATGGAGAAACTGTTTCCTAGGGCTGTTGACAGGAGCTTCAAGGTGATAAGTTTATGTGAGAAAGGTTGTGTGGATGATGTAAAGACGGAGTATGATCAAATGATTGGAGAAGGAGGAGTTCCAAATGTTATCGTATCCCATTGTTTGATTCATAGATACAGCCAAGAAG GTAACATGGAAGACACACTTGAGCTTATAAACGACATGGTGACCAGAGGCTATTTGCCTCAATCATCAACATTCAATGCTGTGATTATTGGGTTCTGTAAGCAAGATAAAGTCATGAATGGTATTAAATTTGTGGAGGACATGGCTGAGAGAGGTTGCGTCCCTGATAGAGAAAGCTACAATCCGTTGCTCGAAGAATTGTGCGTGGAGGGTGATATTCAGAAGGCTTGGTTGACTTTCTCACGAATGGTGGAGAAGAGTATTGTCCCTGATTCTTCTATGTGGGGTTCACTCATGTTTTGTCTCAGCCAGAAAACAGAGTTCCACATAAACACCTTATTGTTGCAGGACGTAATCGAAAGTTAA
- the LOC104748809 gene encoding uncharacterized protein LOC104748809 has translation MAVKTDVSKAYDRVEWNFLETIMKVFGFSATWISWIMETVRSVEYAVLINGTPYGKVLPSCGIRQGDPLSPYLFILCADILSHLINSQVASGHLQGIKIGNGVPPITHLQFADDSLFFCRANKRNCQALKDAFDVYEYYSGQIINTSKSLITFGSRVHGSRQNALQQILNISNKGGGGKYLGLPEQFGRKKKEMFEYIVERVRQRTANWSGKFLSPAGKEVLLKSVAAAMPVYAMSCFKLPLGLISELESILMNFWWKKNASSRGISWIAWKRLQYSKKEGGLGFRNLAKFNDALLAKQAWRIIQYPNSLFAKVMKARYFPDNSVTDASAKKNQSYGWSSILVGLDLLKKGLRVAVGDGSTIRVNIDNVIADHPPRPICSMDPHTQCTLSAFIQSHGSVKSWNNHTAANILEPTDFDALMQIYIPQTPVMDKIIWHYNPSGVYTVRSGYWLATHDPSDMTPAPNIPHGSVESKNQIWKLKILPKIKHFLWNVLSKSLGTATRLVTRGVVIETICKRCKQSDETINHTLFTCPSLQTIWNLANLPLQNSFDITDHELNISYLLSLYKDSSLSLEQKLLPFWLIWNIWKGRNNFVFNNKEEDHQQTLSQAKADVSEWTRTLEMETRRMTISSHSVTNINWTRPAESMVKCNFDVSYTVGTKKTIGGWMVRNHLGTELFWGSSLLRAANSPLEV, from the exons ATGGCTGTCAAAACCGATGTTAGCAAAGCCTATGACCGTGTAGAGTGGAATTTTTTGGAAACTATAATGAAAGTTTTTGGGTTCTCAGCTACATGGATATCTTGGATCATGGAAACAGTTCGTTCAGTGGAGTATGCAGTTCTTATCAATGGCACCCCATATGGAAAAGTATTACCAAGTTGCGGAATAAGGCAAGGCGATCCTCTTTCACCGTATCTATTTATACTCTGTGCAGATATCCTCAGTCATCTTATAAACTCTCAAGTTGCATCGGGGCACCTACAAGGAATAAAAATTGGTAATGGAGTTCCTCCCATCACTCATTTACAATTTGCAGATGACAGCTTATTTTTCTGTCGAGCAAATAAACGTAACTGCCAGGCTTTAAAGGATGCTTTCGACGTTTATGAGTATTATTCGGGCCAAATCATTAACACATCGAAATCTCTTATTACGTTTGGTTCTCGAGTACATGGTTCGCGTCAAAATGCATTGCAGcagattttgaatatttcaaacAAAGGTGGTGGAGGGAAGTATCTTGGCCTGCCAGAGCAATTtggcagaaaaaaaaaggagatgttCGAGTATATTGTTGAACGAGTTCGACAGCGTACAGCAAACTGGAGTGGAAAGTTCTTATCACCAGCCGGGAAAGAAGTCCTTTTGAAATCTGTGGCAGCTGCTATGCCCGTTTATGCAATGTCTTGCTTTAAACTGCCATTGGGTCTAATTTCTGAGTTGGAATCTATACTAATGAATTTCTGGTGGAAGAAGAATGCATCTTCAAGAGGTATTTCCTGGATCGCTTGGAAAAGACTGCAGTACTCCAAGAAGGAAGGTGGTCTAGGTTTTAGAAATTTGGCAAAATTTAATGATGCGTTACTAGCGAAACAAGCGTGGAGAATTATTCAGTATCCAAACAGCTTGTTTGCAAAAGTTATGAAGGCTAGATATTTTCCGGATAACTCAGTCACAGATGCTTCAGCCAAGAAAAACCAATCTTATGGTTGGTCCTCTATTCTTGTGGGTCTTGATTTACTTAAAAAAGGCCTACGTGTTGCAGTTGGTGATGGTTCAACTATTCGTGTCAACATTGATAATGTCATTGCTGATCACCCTCCTCGACCAATCTGTTCTATGGATCCTCATACTCAATGTACTCTGTCTGCATTTATTCAGTCACATGGTTCGGTTAAATCATGGAACAACCACACTGCAGCAAACATTCTTGAACCAACAGATTTCGATGCCTTAATGCAAATATATATTCCCCAAACTCCCGTGATGGATAAAATCATATGGCATTATAACCCCTCTGGAGTTTACACTGTCCGTTCTGGTTATTGGTTAGCTACGCATGATCCTTCTGACATGACCCCTGCTCCTAATATACCTCATGGTTCAGTtgaatcaaaaaatcaaatttggaaGTTAAAGATTCTACCAAAGATCAAACATTTCCTCTGGAATGTGCTGTCTAAATCATTAGGTACTGCAACAAGACTGGTAACACGGGGTGTAGTCATTGAAACAATCTGCAAACGATGTAAACAGTCGGACGAAACAATTAACCATACACTCTTTACTTGTCCATCGTTGCAGACTATTTGGAATTTGGCAAATTTACCACTACAGAATTCGTTTGACATAACTGACCATgagttaaatatatcatatttgtTAAGCTTATACAAGGACAGCTCTTTATCAttggaacaaaaacttttaCCCTTTTGGCTTATATGGAATATTTGGAAAGGTCGcaacaactttgtttttaataacaaaGAAGAGGATCATCAACAAACTCTCTCACAAGCAAAAGCAGATGTCTCTGAATGGACAAGGACTCTGGAAATGGAGACGAGACGGATGACTATTTCATCTCACTCGGTGACTAACATTAACTGGACTAGACCGGCTGAATCAATGGTTAAATGCAACTTCGATGTCAGTTATACAGTTGGCACTAAGAAGACAATCGGGGGATGGATGGTTCGAAATCATTTAGGTACTGAACTGTTTTGGGGATCAAGTTTACTGAGAGCTGCAAACAGTCCTCTAGAGG TCTAA
- the LOC104747573 gene encoding SRSF protein kinase 2-like: protein MSCSSSSGSDEDDEGFDAYRKGGYHAVRIGDQFSGGRYIAQRKLGWGQFSTVWLAYDTRTSNYVALKIQKSSLQFAQAALHEIELLQAAADGDPENTKCVVRLIDDFKHAGPNGQHLCMVLEFLGDSLLRLIKYNRYKGMELSKVREICKYILTGLDYLHRELGMIHSDLKPENILLCSTIDPAKDPIRSGLTPILEKPEGNQNGTSTMNLIEKKLKRRAKKAAAKISGRRVSIVGLSETPTKTKRNLDGIDMRCKVVDFGNGCWADKKFAEEIQTRQYRAPEVILQSGYSYSVDMWSFACTAFELATGDMLFAPKEGNGFGEDEDHLALMMELLGKMPRKIAIGGARSKDYFDRHGDLKRIRRLKYWPLERLLIDKYKLPEAEAREFSDFLCPIMDFAPEKRPTAQQCLQHPWLNLSTQNNEDQIEGKMSNMQIKG from the exons atGTCGTGTTCATCCTCATCTGGATCAGATGAAGACGATGAGGGCTTCGATGCTTACCGTAAAGGTGGATATCACGCCGTTAGAATCGGAGACCAGTTTTCCGGTGGCCGCTACATTGCTCAGAGAAAGCTTGGTTGGGGACAATTCTCAACAGTTTGGCTTGCCTATGATACTCGCACTTCT AATTATGTTGCTTTGAAGATTCAGAAGAGCTCCTTACAGTTTGCTCAAGCTGCACTTCACGAAATCGAACTACTTCAAGCTGCTGCTGATGGGGATCCAGAAAACACCAAATGTGTTGTTCGTCTTATTGATGACTTCAAGCACGCAGGTCCCAACGGGCAGCATTTATGCATGGTGCTTGAGTTTCTTGGCGATAGCTTGCTCCGTTTGATCAAATACAACCGTTATAAAGGGATGGAGTTGAGTAAAGTACGGGAGATATGCAAATATATACTGACTGGTCTAGATTATTTGCACCGTGAACTCGGTATGATTCACTCCGACTTAAAACCTGAAAACATTCTTCTTTGTTCCACCATTGATCCTGCCAAAGATCCCATCAGATCCGGACTAACACCAATACTAGAAAAGCCCGAGGGGAACCAAAACGGTACATCAACAATGAATCTGATtgagaagaaattgaagaggaGAGCAAAAAAAGCGGCTGCTAAAATATCGGGAAGAAGAGTTTCCATAGTAGGTTTAAGTGAAACACCGACAAAGACCAAGAGAAATTTGGATGGGATTGATATGAGATGCAAAGTTGTCGACTTTGGTAACGGATGTTGGGCTGATAAGAAATTTGCAGAAGAAATACAAACGAGACAGTACAGAGCTCCTGAAGTAATACTTCAGTCAGGTTACTCTTACTCTGTTGATATGTGGTCTTTCGCTTGTACTGCTTTCGAGCTTGCCACAGGCGATATGCTTTTTGCTCCAAAAGAGGGGAATGGTTTTGGAGAAGACGAG GACCACCTTGCTCTTATGATGGAACTCCTAGGAAAAATGCCTCGGAAG ATTGCCATTGGAGGTGCAAGATCAAAAGATTACTTTGACAGACACGGCGACTTGAAGAGGATCCGGAGATTGAAATATTGGCCACTCGAGCGTTTACTGATCGATAAATACAAGCTACCAGAAGCAGAAGCACGGGAGTTTTCGGATTTTCTCTGCCCGATTATGGATTTTGCGCCTGAGAAACGACCAACTGCTCAACAGTGTCTGCAGCATCCATGGTTGAATCTCAGTACACAGAACAATGAAGATCAGATAGAAGGTAAGATGAGTAACATGCAGATCAAAGGTTGA